The Liolophura sinensis isolate JHLJ2023 chromosome 12, CUHK_Ljap_v2, whole genome shotgun sequence genome segment tgccaaatacaaaaaaaagaaaaaaatacagttttgaaGTTTAAAGTGCTACTAAAGTGAAAAAATGCCAGGTAACAATTATGACACTACATAATACATGGTATTAGCTCATTTTGCCATGTGTTACTTATGTACTACGAACCTTAATCTGGTTGGTTTCTGTATCAATCACTGTCTTGTGGAGCTCTTCGTTCAGGTAGGGGAGACAAATCTTGTATCCTGTACAGTAGATGATGTGGTCAAATTCTGCTGTCTGCCCATCCACAAACTGAACAGACTGACCATCTATTTTCTAGGATAAAGTAGAAAAATCATGTGAATGCAACAAAAAATGAGAAttgtaatgaaatatatatatatttacaactaTATAATAAACACGTATATATTTGAAACTCTGTCTGTGACAAAGATGCATCTTTTGCCGGATTTTGAGTGTGATATTGATCTTGGAAAGATGTTTCGGACGGTTGTTTCAAGATACAATAATATCcaacaagaaaaatgtaaaattcagcacaaaaaatttctctttttctttaatgtttgtATGCTTCCAAAAATCCTCTTTTCTGGGCAAATACATATCAGGGCAAACAGAAGTTCTATTTGGTGTGTTTCGCTACACTAAAAATCCCATCACACGTGATCTATTTCTTTATcggattgttgtttaacgccacactcacttctacaatggctgccagtttaatgggtggagtgaactacatgtacagtgcccAAAGAGCCCAGGTCCCTGCACCCCCTACCCCTCTACCCCCCACCCGGGAAAGTGATAAAACTGGTTGTAACATAAAGGAGAAAGCACAGCCCCTCCCCAAATACATGACACATCAAGCTTCCAGACTGAGTACACAACAGGATTTAGGTGTGAGCACGCTGGGTAATTTCAGTGTTGTATTGTTTAGTTTGTACATGCCATGTAACCTTGTACAGGGCTGTCAACCCAATTAGGACCAAAAaagtgacaaacaaaaaaaaagagaacacaACCTGGGTTCACAGCCAATTCCTGAAGGTGGGTATGGAAGGGTGGTAAAGCCCCCACAAGAAAATGGTTTACACATCTTTAACTGTGTATCGGAAACTTTTACTTTCAAGTATAcacttatttcattgatatatgTACAGAGCAAATTCCtgatgggtggggggggggggtatggggAGGCTGGTAAAGACCCCAGGAGAAAATGGTTTGCATATCTTTAACTGTATATCAGAAGCTTTTACTATCAAGAATAcacttatttcattgttatacatgtactagatgAGAACATCATACAACATAATGAAACGTTGTACAAGGAAAATGTGAGATTTAATACACTGACTGCGAGAATATGATCTTCAATTCAAAATGTGACACTCTCGTCAAAAATGTCAGAGTTGACAGGTATGCATGTATCTGTCAAGTAACCTGGGCATTCACAGCTGCAGTACTCACCACGATATTGGGCACAACCCTTATCTGGTGTCTCTGTATGTGGTGTATCAGGGTGGGGCTGACAGTGGGCTGGGTCTGCAGCAATCTCATTTTGGGGTTTAACTTCCATCTGGCCAACAGAAACACCACATGGCCATACATAAGTCTGGATTCACCAAAACATAATAATGTTACCACCCATTGAAagatttatttccttgattggtgttttacgccgtactcaagaatatttgatttatacgacggcggccagcattatggtgggaggaaactgggtagagcccggatgaaacccacaaccatccgcaggttgctggcagaccttcccacgtatgccCATTGAAAGAGAAAGAAACCTCAAATTTCCAAACTGGCTTGCACAGGTAAACATTTCTGGCTGAATAAATGCAAGAATGTCTTTATTATCCCACTCATAAAAACCATCCTCTAGAGCTTCTTCCTTTATTATTTGCCCATTTCAAGCAATGATTAACTATTCTCtattcttttatttacatgtacttttaaaatatattaaaatacaaaataaacatttaacacatcATTTGCAAAATATTAAATCACTTACTTTTTCGGGTCTCCGTTAAGTAATCTTATGAtactttcaaaaataaatgaacccAGTTTCCAGGGCAATGCCAGAAAAAATCGGCAAGCGTAGTGATCTGTGGGACATCCAAACACGTAGTTAGGGACAACCCAAGCCCCTGACCTGGTGCTGATATACACAGATTTACACCTGAAAGTCAACCAGCAAGTTTCATTAATTCCTTGATCCTATACACCAGGGTCTGGGTGTTCAAAACTGATTTAAGACTTaaaaccagatttaactttcagtcaaatcttcaattttatacttgtaaaaaaaaaaaaaaacttgtactTGCTGTTATACTTTAACTTCGTCCATTGGCTGTTGAGTTTGGCttgaattttaaatataaaatatgacttaataccagtattagctaatacacttgcCAACGACTGGGCCCTGAAGTTGTGGCACTGAGTTGAATGGGTGGAGAAGAAAAAATGATGACTTGCACCAACTTTGACAAAACTTTCCCATAGGAGACCCACATGCCATTTGGTTGGAAGACAAGACGTCTTCAACGAACTACACACTGTGCAGCAGCATTGTTGGCTGCTTTGTGTTACCAAGACCTCACAAACAATGATGCTACAGTTATCTAGAAATTCTCTGTCCAAACCTGGGATTGAACCAGCATCCAATATGCTTTGTAGTTGTGCATCTTGTCACTACCCGAAACATGTCCCACTCTTcaggcaataaaataaatataaaattctgTAATTTTTAAGGAATATGGGTATAGATTGCTGCCTATTACTCAGTCTTGTGTTGCCTTTTACTTGGTCTAGTGTTGCCTTTTACTTGGTCTAGTGTTGCCTTTTACTTGGTTTTGTGTTGCCATAAACTTGGTCTTGTGTTGCCGTACACTTGGTCTTGTGTTGCTGTAAACTTGGTCTAGTGTTGCCTTTTACTTGGGCTAGTGTTGCCATATATTTGGTCTTGTATTGCTGTATACTTGGTCTAGTGTTGCCTTTTACTTGGTCTAGTGTTGCCTTTCACTTGGTCTAGTGTTGCCTTTTACTTGGTCTAGTGTTGCAATATACTTGGTCTTGTGTTGCTGTATACTTGGTCTTGTGTTGCGGTAAACTTGGTCTAGTGTTGCCTTTTACTTGCGCTAGTGTTGCCATATACTTGGTCTTGTGTTGCCGTATACTTGGTCTACTGTTGCCTTTTACTTGGTCTACTGTTGCCATATTCTTGGTCTACTGTTGCCATATACTTTGTCTGATGTTGCCATAAAATCGGTCTTGTGTTGCCGTAAACTTGGTCTAGTGTTGCCGTAAACTAAGTCTAGTGTTGGCGTTTACACGATCTAGTGCGGCCTTTTACTTTTAAGGAATAAAGGTATAGATATGGAACTCTCAGAAGTAAGCCAATCcagacaatatacatgtttcATCAATCCGCAAAATTCACAGTTTTTCCCAGTCCGCTACTATTATTAGTACTTCTTTTTCATGAACATCATCAGTATTAGATAGAGGATATACAATGAGTGACTGataatatcaaatttattaaatgagTGTGAATAATTTTCATTCGAATATTACATCgcgagtttaataaatttgagtGGAAGACATCAGAAATGAAACACCACCCAGCCTCGTCATACTCACACCacgccaaccagtcctgtttcctagctctaacccctcagtgctgagcgctaagcaaggcagcaacaagtatcatttttaaagtctttggtatgaccgaACTCGCGTTTGATCTCACGTCTACCGACTTCGAGGCAGGCGCTCTAGGCCCCTGAAGCAGTCTCGTCAGGTTTGTAAGTGGAACGAAATGCTACGAGTCACCAGGCACCTGGCAAATATTGCAACATACGTCAGATAGCAGCCACACTCAAATCAAGTGTCTCCAAGTGTGACGACAATCATAGTATCAGTGCCGAAAAACATGATCACACGACTGAGTCACCCCACTTACCTGCCCTCAGACACAGCATTGCATGCGGCATCCACTGCGCTGTTCCCAATCCCAACCACCAGGACACGTTTACCAACCATCCCGTTAGTAATGGCATCCTTGAATTTGACACtatggattatctcccctgatggCAAAGCAGAAACAATCATCATGACATTACATGTCACTGTATGCCTTCCGTTTTCCTCATTTTAGAAGACTTAATTACAATAATTCCAGATTTTAGAAGGCGTCAGGTGACTTGCCTTTGAATGTGTTTTCTCCAGGGAACTTAGGGTACCTAGGTATGGCATGATGTCCTGTTGCTATAGCGACAAATTTAGCCTGGTAGATTTCCTCCTCTCCCTTTGGAGTTACACGTTCCCCTGTTTCGTCCACTTTCACAGCTGTAATCTGCCAGCCCGAATCTGACGACATAAAAAAATGACAGCGCCACCTTCATGTTATACATGCAAGCCTTCAGCACAATATGCAGATACTTTCCTTACCTTTCGCCTTTCAACTGTGTCTGCATACCTGTAGTATATACACATTAGTAATGGTCATGAATTGagtaattttacttttttgagatatcactcttaacatttaccttaacaatGATTCGAATGCGCAAGGAAgatatgaattttgtaatttacagtaataatACAGTACACAAACAGGGCATGAttgatggaatttatttatttatttgattggtgttttacgccgtactcaagaatatttcacttatacgacggcagccagcattgtggtgggtggaaaccgggcagagcccgtgggaaacccacgatcatccgcaggttgctggcagaccttcccacgtacggccggagaggaagccagcatgagctggacttgaactcacagcaaccgtgATTGATGGAACATCCTTCTTGTGATATTGTTATTTTTACCAAACTAAATTACTCCTAGTATTTTAACAGTTGCCTTAAATCTCCTTAAAGCTTTACTGGAACCCCACAATGATGATGGGGCAATAACATTAGCTAACGCTGGGCATTTTACACACGTACAACTTGCACGGGTTAGCTAACCAGTGAGGACCGTTTCTTTGTCTGATGATTTTCGTCGATGtccatatacatgaacaagGCTTTCTGAGGTtgtcttaaaggagaagaaaatttaaatatcaatcaaataccattgaaaagagtatgcttttcttcacaggtgcatgccataaaaaaattctaatatgtacctcaagttgataaattataaataatgtCTGCGCCtacatccgctgtgggcgactccattttgcctaagaactagtaatgaagtcttctgtgttaggaggagatttaccgtcggaaaccgccgaagagcagttcgtacatttccagtagaactcttcttcccagaaggcagcgaacagtacagttcattttccgctcgacgatcgggaaaccgaaacgttggatgtaggttccgagtttacattaacaagctggcagttttaacgactctcattggctgagaggcaacacacccccagcataaattacagggtgttaaagatagAGGATGCGATCGACTTAGTGAtatatgccagctttgctgtttttaGGCTTTATATGTATGGCgagaaaaatcgcaaaattatgcagcaggcaccacaagatagaaaaaatgtgctcttttcagcctacagtgtgatgtttttaaattttctgctCCTTTAATTTATCATTAGGCTACATTACCTTTCTTTTCTAGGTCGATAACTTTGGTTTGGAACTGAATGAGTTCACTGATCTTGAAATGGCTGGTGTAATCCCGGATGTACTGAGCCATGTCACTATGGTGAGGGTAGTCAGGTGCGTGCTCCGGAAAGGGGAAATCCGAGAAACAGTAGTTGTGCTTGGAAACATTTCTGCGTTAATGAACCAAAAGGAAACACAACAGTTTAATAGAAATAAGGGCCCCAGATATTGTTTCTTGATGTTTTAGATTAGCACATGAGGAGTGAAAGCAGAGATTGTATCTGCCAATGTCACATAATTCttaaattatctccctttcccTGACCTAGATCTTCAAgtttcaaaaagaaataaatcagtaaatcaagaaTTTGTTGGTGATCAACACGAGAACATGAGGGCCAGACTAAGGTTTCAAACAACGAAATCCATGTAGTAGAGGTAAGACAAAATGATAGTAAAATTGGTTCACGTATTTTTAGACACAGTTCTTTTTGCAAatgcatacttcattttttgtatggggggggggggggggggaggggggaaccCACATGTATGCACCCAgataaaagaaatgacaacaaataatatgttTCTGAGGAAGAGGGGTGGATAAATTTTTCTGACATGCTTGGCAACTCTTTAAATCAACTTGTAATCAGGCAATCTTACGAGGCTATGAGATGGGGCATGTTAGAGTAAgcagaaacaaaatgtcacatcacaCATAACACACTCTCACATAACCCGTGATAACTCGTGCCTCattgtttaaaactgtacaaCATGGTGGCGCTTCTGATTGCCTCAATGTGCacgattttgtttactttgatacttttcatttctgtgcaatatcttgtcttttctttccaTCATGTGACAAACTTTCAACCATACATTTCACAGTAGTTAGCTAAGATTTCCAGTGTCTAAGTCTTCATTGGCTTGTCCTGATAGGAGAAAGTGTAGCgcatgtattttctttctgtttttgtttttttttttcgcaagcTGATTCAACTCAATAATTTTGTCGGCCAGTTTTTGTGGAAACTGGAGAAAACCAACAACATTTAGCGAGTTACCGGTGAACCCACGAATCTGCAACACGAGAGCATTGTTGCCCCAAGAACAATGGACGCCGGGAAATCTAAAAAATTCCTCACCACGcatgggattgaacccacgtctTAAGTGAACTAGCAAATGGAAGCCTAGCACTTTATTCACTCAATGATGGCCAGTTCCCTCAAAGTTTACTCAATCATGTCCGTATCTGTATACAATCcctaagacaaaaaaaaaaaatgcagaatcTGTGATTGAGAGATGGCAAATAGAGGTACTGACATGTGCGTGAACCGCATCACTCCGT includes the following:
- the LOC135479049 gene encoding LOW QUALITY PROTEIN: flavin-containing monooxygenase 5-like (The sequence of the model RefSeq protein was modified relative to this genomic sequence to represent the inferred CDS: deleted 1 base in 1 codon); the protein is MATGDVSNNQNRPITKVDVVVIGAGISGLATAKCLREAGFKVTVLERTGEVGGLWTFRENDYGVMRFTHINVSKHNYCFSDFPFPEHAPDYPHHSDMAQYIRDYTSHFKISELIQFQTKVIDLEKKDSGWQITAVKVDETGERVTPKGEEEIYQAKFVAIATGHHAIPRYPKFPGENTFKGEIIHSVKFKDAITNGMVGKRVLVVGIGNSAVDAACNAVSEGRCKSVYISTRSGAWVVPNYVFGCPTDHYACRFFLALPWKLGSFIFESIIRLLNGDPKKWKLNPKMRLLQTQPTVSPTLIHHIQRHQIRVVPNIVKIDGQSVQFVDGQTAEFDHIIYCTGYKICLPYLNEELHKTVIDTETNQIKLYKNMFSPAIGSSLAFIGFVQPASGGVLTMSEMQAMWFAELCRGKVRLPNQITMTEDMKKEEEWSAERYYHSARHTIQKDPIVYNDDIAQMIGAKPEVWKHPALALNLLFGSCGAAQWRLQGPFKWSRAAEVVRNVPVTPMMHYISMLLVVFLLMALYMMLKVVCKIFC